The Chaetodon auriga isolate fChaAug3 chromosome 20, fChaAug3.hap1, whole genome shotgun sequence genome contains the following window.
TGCAGTTCATAGTAGTTTGGCCTTAATTTTATAGGAATAATTTCATTTTGGGTTATTTTTGTATTCTAAACATTTGAGGACTGCATGTTCTTGTGTGCTTAGAGCATTCATTGTGCGCAGGACTTGTTCTTTAAACTCTTTTAAACCCCTTAGATAATTGAAAAAACACATGGAAGTTAGACTCGTCAATAAATCAAaggctttttctgtcacatAAGTCACTGGAGCATTTCTTGTAGTTATTTACTATGCCTGGAAAACCCAATCCAGCTGTCCTGTCCATCAGACCCCTTAGCTGACACCCCAGCCCAAGCTGAGACCACGAAATTAGCTAATCTCCCCCAGGAAACCCAGCAAGACCAGCTGCTGGGCTGGAAACAAACTGGAAATGAAGTAGCTGAGAGCAACAGGTcagcaaagtgagaaaaattGTCTCAGTGCAACCAGATATCACTGCTGCACCTTGCTGGATCCTGAACCTGCTCTCAGCTAAATGCGTGAGAAAGATGAATGTATTGTGAGATAACTGCAATGGTTAAACCATACAGAGTCTCAGTATGTGACACTTTGACAGCCATTACCCTGAACAAAGAAGTCATACATTTTGAACACTAAATCACATAATGATAGCAAGATGATCAGTGCTCAAGGGGATCTGCGATTTATGTGTAATTTGGAGTAGTCCTACATTTttgaaatgtgcttatttgcatTCTCGCTGCTTAAGGTTTGGGTTGAGTTTCAGCTTAATGTTCAGCTCTAGAAACCAACTGTACCTACCTGCACACTAAATGTCTCCAGACACAGTTAGCCACTCACTAGTGAacagagcatttagcagctacagaaCCAGATATTTTGAGACACCATTTACCGCTCTTGCTGATTCTCTTGCAGAACCTTAACATAACTGTGACttataaaagaaaatgaatgaaataccTTCAGTTTTAATCAAAATGTAACATGTCGATGTGACGGTGAAGGTAAAGAAACTATTTCCCTCAGCCAGACTGAGAGTGAAAACACTGCTATTAAACCTCAAACTCCCTGTTTCAAATAGGTGTTACTTGCATACCAACATTTCGTTAGTGTGAAATTTTAATGGAATGTTTTAGTGTCCAGTGCAGGTTTAAATGTCATTTCACTTAGAAAAgagccaaaacaatgaaacttTGTTAATCTTCAGACTTTTTTTCgggaaaatgaacaaatgtaaCAATATATTGATGCACTACAGAAGTCATCTGAAACTATAGCCAGCAGATATCGGTACTGTCCTTCAGAAATCCATGCTGGGCAAAGCCTGAGGAGTtttggggtggggtggggggtgggctTCCTCCTCTTCAAGGCCTGCTGAGTGTTGTGTAGATAGGCTGCTCCCAGCCAGAGGGAGGACTGTGTGGAGGTGGTGCCAAAGCCAGACTGTTGATAAGCGGTGTGGCATAAGGCCTGCGAGAGGAGTGAAAGTACGGGTACTGATACAGATGAGCAGAGTACCCAGAGAAGGCACTGTAGAAACTGGGGCTTTGGAGGTCAGTGTAGTCAGACTGGTTGGTGGAGGACGAGGAAGCAGTGGAAGAAGGGCAGATGCCCGAACTGAGGGAGGTGTACTCAGGTTGTGgcggaggaggagtggaggtgCAGGAGCTGCTATAGTGACCTGGGCTCATCTGCTCAGTTTTAATCTGAGGTTTTTGGCTGGTGTCCTCTTGGAGCCCATGCATGTCACGACTGGAAGAGGATGGCGGCATTCCAGTGGACGTCCCACATTTGGCTGTCCAAGTGGGAAGGCTGTGGGAGTGAGAGTGGATGCTGGGCAGGATGAAGGATCCAGAAGGGTTGTTATGTCCGTGGCTGCTATCTGGTGGAGTTAGAACAGTGGAGCTGTGGCTGTTGGGAGGGAGGTACTGGTCGAACTCGTGCACGTCAAACCCATCAATGGTGCTGATGACGTCACTGCTGAGCTCTGAAATGTCCACGTTACTGAAGTCGATGTTCTGACGGCTGCTGGGAGGAACCAAGCCGGTGCTGCTGTCTAGAGGCCGGAAGCCCTCATGTTTGTTTGCCGTGTGAAGGTCGGTTTTTGGGGTAGTGGGAGGCGTTGGAGGTCCATGAGACTGACCTGGAAACCAAAACCAaagatgaaatattt
Protein-coding sequences here:
- the sox8a gene encoding transcription factor SOX-8a; translated protein: MTEETKSLTDHPRSPAGSDSSMSQHGSDSESPTSPLGSDAQEAARQPGSSSVEDERFPACIRDAVSQVLKGYDWSLVPMPSQGDRALKSKPHVKRPMNAFMVWAQAARKKLADQYPHLHNAELSKTLGKLWRLLSETEKRPFIEEAERLRLQHRKDYPDYKYQPRRRKSTKPGQGDCRPGLVQQQHQQQQQHQQGLYDAESGVTRLAGAGEVHHHYHADRTGQSHGPPTPPTTPKTDLHTANKHEGFRPLDSSTGLVPPSSRQNIDFSNVDISELSSDVISTIDGFDVHEFDQYLPPNSHSSTVLTPPDSSHGHNNPSGSFILPSIHSHSHSLPTWTAKCGTSTGMPPSSSSRDMHGLQEDTSQKPQIKTEQMSPGHYSSSCTSTPPPPQPEYTSLSSGICPSSTASSSSTNQSDYTDLQSPSFYSAFSGYSAHLYQYPYFHSSRRPYATPLINSLALAPPPHSPPSGWEQPIYTTLSRP